From one Tsukamurella tyrosinosolvens genomic stretch:
- a CDS encoding NADPH-dependent FMN reductase, translating into MKIGIILGSIRDGRKAEQVGQWVAAAAAARDGVEVTVLDLKDFDVPLLTSATVPGAANRQYDSAAVTAWGEAVDAQDGFVFVTPEYNHSIPGAFKNAFDSIGPEWAGKTVGFVAYGADGGVRAVEHWRQITANFSMVDARSQVSLGLFTDFDGAGAFAPIDRRPAELAALLDELTAATERHLVAAR; encoded by the coding sequence ATGAAGATCGGCATCATCCTCGGCTCCATCCGCGACGGCCGCAAGGCCGAGCAGGTCGGCCAGTGGGTCGCCGCGGCCGCCGCGGCGCGCGACGGCGTCGAGGTCACCGTGCTGGACCTCAAGGATTTCGACGTCCCGCTGCTCACCTCCGCCACCGTGCCGGGCGCCGCGAACCGGCAGTACGACAGCGCCGCGGTCACCGCGTGGGGCGAGGCCGTCGACGCCCAGGACGGCTTCGTCTTCGTCACCCCCGAGTACAACCACTCGATCCCCGGCGCCTTCAAGAACGCCTTCGACTCGATCGGTCCCGAGTGGGCCGGCAAGACCGTCGGCTTCGTCGCCTACGGCGCCGACGGCGGCGTCCGCGCGGTGGAGCACTGGCGCCAGATCACCGCCAACTTCTCGATGGTCGACGCCCGCTCGCAGGTCAGCCTGGGCCTGTTCACCGACTTCGACGGTGCCGGCGCGTTCGCCCCGATCGACCGCCGCCCGGCCGAGCTCGCCGCGCTGCTCGACGAGCTGACCGCCGCCACCGAGCGTCACCTGGTCGCCGCCCGCTGA
- the mdo gene encoding NDMA-dependent methanol dehydrogenase (This methanol dehydrogenase is considered a nicotinoprotein, since its NADP cofactor remains is not dissociable, but instead remains permanently bound. A member of this family has been shown to act as a formaldehyde dismutase, able to convert two molecules of formaldehyde (plus one water molecule) into one of methanol and one of formate, with no net change in its redox state. More recently, it was shown in Mycobacterium smegmatis that this enzyme is critical to ethanol utilization, for which the biosynthesis of the cofactor-like electron carrier mycofactocin is also required.), with the protein MAIELNQIWDFPIKEFHPFPRALMGVGAHDIIGVEAKNLGFKRALLVTTGLRGSGIIEELIGKIEYQGVEVVLFDKVESNPKDYNVMEAAAMYEKEKCDSIISVGGGSSHDAAKGARVVIAHDGRNINEFEGFAKSTNKKNPPHIAVSTTAGTGSETSWAYVITDTSDMDKPHKWVAFDEASIVTLAIDDPLLYYSCPQHFTAYCGFDVLAHGSEPYVSRLDFAPSLGNALYSIELVAKNLREATFEPRNLKAREGMMNAQYISAQAFNSGGLGIVHSISHAVSAFFDSHHGLNNAIALPRVWEYNLPSRYERYAEIAVAMGVDTRNMTTVQAADAAVEAAIRLAKDVGIPDNFGQIRTDSYDKNQMNSGKYAGRGEVIKGDEKSVLAISEHIQDDWCTPGNPREVTVSSMIPVVDHCINGTY; encoded by the coding sequence ATGGCCATCGAGCTGAATCAGATCTGGGACTTCCCGATCAAGGAGTTCCACCCCTTCCCCCGCGCGCTGATGGGCGTCGGCGCGCACGACATCATCGGCGTGGAGGCCAAGAACCTCGGCTTCAAGCGCGCCCTGCTGGTGACCACCGGCCTCCGCGGCTCGGGCATCATCGAGGAGCTCATCGGCAAGATCGAGTACCAGGGCGTCGAGGTGGTCCTGTTCGACAAGGTGGAGTCGAACCCCAAGGACTACAACGTCATGGAGGCCGCGGCGATGTACGAGAAGGAGAAGTGCGACAGCATCATCTCCGTCGGCGGCGGCTCCAGCCACGACGCCGCCAAGGGCGCCCGCGTGGTCATCGCGCACGACGGCCGCAACATCAACGAGTTCGAGGGCTTCGCCAAGTCCACCAACAAGAAGAACCCGCCGCACATCGCCGTCTCCACCACCGCCGGCACCGGCTCGGAGACCTCGTGGGCGTACGTCATCACCGACACGTCCGACATGGACAAGCCGCACAAGTGGGTGGCCTTCGACGAGGCCTCCATCGTGACGCTCGCGATCGACGACCCGCTGCTGTACTACTCGTGCCCCCAGCACTTCACGGCGTACTGCGGCTTCGACGTGCTGGCGCACGGCAGCGAGCCCTACGTCTCGCGGCTGGACTTCGCGCCGTCGCTGGGCAACGCCCTGTACTCGATCGAGCTGGTCGCGAAGAACCTGCGCGAGGCCACGTTCGAGCCGCGCAACCTCAAGGCCCGCGAGGGCATGATGAACGCGCAGTACATCTCGGCGCAGGCCTTCAACTCGGGCGGTCTGGGCATCGTGCACTCGATCTCGCACGCCGTCTCCGCCTTCTTCGACAGCCACCACGGCCTTAACAACGCGATCGCGCTGCCCCGCGTGTGGGAGTACAACCTGCCCTCGCGCTACGAGCGGTACGCCGAGATCGCCGTCGCGATGGGCGTCGACACCCGCAACATGACCACGGTGCAGGCCGCGGACGCCGCGGTGGAGGCGGCGATCCGGCTCGCGAAGGACGTCGGCATCCCCGACAACTTCGGGCAGATCCGCACCGACTCGTACGACAAGAACCAGATGAACTCGGGCAAGTACGCCGGCCGCGGCGAGGTGATCAAGGGCGACGAGAAGTCGGTGCTGGCGATCTCGGAGCACATCCAGGACGACTGGTGCACGCCGGGCAATCCGCGCGAGGTCACGGTCTCCTCGATGATCCCGGTCGTGGACCACTGCATCAACGGCACGTACTGA